The proteins below are encoded in one region of Ignavibacteria bacterium:
- a CDS encoding T9SS type A sorting domain-containing protein, whose product MLKHLLSYIFIFLSLTSTTFLPAFATDSLVITPLKMSAFGGDGRDIDYVTQNIGYICGDDALVTNNYIGKTTDGGATWQNITPTALTVRPRALDFINENVGFIGCYYGKIIKTTDGGVTWDTIYTSGYSGTIYDIVFINNDIGFACGSNSNGTVLKTADGGNTWTIVYNTTTNTRYGIDFFSMDDIIVCGSSGSVIKTTDGGVSWTSRTASTSTLYDIDVTSSDVVWVINSTEAIYKSVDRGETFSLVLDNGSSAFYAMHFFDETYGAIVGTNGTMYYTKNGGVNFDTVTIENFTGQVMRSVYMKSATDIQALGDQGIIIRSTDGCETWKYVENGYILYGVDFLDENFGIAVGNRGYIIKTTDGGTTWKDIMTIQSTINLYDVKVFDTQTYYICGGTGLLYITEDGGETFTKRPLPVVSGNSKTLHFFNRNEGYCAGEMGYIYYTMDAGETWTSQFYFGASSNNIEDVFFLNDTTGFAIGERGKFVKTSNRMTWDSSGIDGPNINTLWEMDFLDESIGYITSTRGCIYKTTDGGASWALQNDTSRLAAVDVFDLDVLDELHGYAVGENGRIFKITSINTWAEAASIRTPYNSEENFWGLDFVHSNLAFISGYYGSMYKMTTGVVGVQENVNKPKVISLLEAYPNPFNPSTEIRVGIEKEGTVSLTVYNILGQQVASVVENKILQSGNYSFPFTARTLNSGMYIARLEVHATNGTFIHKTMKMMLVK is encoded by the coding sequence ATGCTTAAACACTTACTATCATATATTTTCATCTTTCTTTCTCTCACATCAACAACTTTTCTTCCGGCGTTTGCAACAGATTCATTGGTAATTACGCCATTGAAAATGAGCGCATTCGGCGGTGATGGTCGTGATATTGACTATGTTACGCAAAACATCGGCTATATCTGCGGCGACGATGCTCTCGTTACCAATAATTACATCGGCAAAACAACGGATGGCGGAGCTACGTGGCAAAACATTACACCCACTGCGCTTACGGTTCGTCCACGCGCGCTCGATTTCATTAACGAAAACGTTGGCTTCATCGGTTGTTACTATGGGAAAATCATCAAAACAACCGATGGCGGTGTAACGTGGGATACGATTTATACATCGGGCTACAGCGGCACAATTTATGATATTGTCTTCATCAACAACGATATCGGTTTTGCATGTGGTAGCAATAGCAACGGAACCGTCTTAAAAACTGCCGACGGCGGTAATACGTGGACAATCGTCTATAATACCACGACGAATACTCGCTACGGCATTGATTTTTTTTCCATGGACGATATTATTGTCTGCGGCTCAAGCGGAAGTGTTATCAAAACGACCGATGGAGGTGTTTCGTGGACTTCAAGAACAGCAAGCACAAGTACATTGTACGATATTGATGTTACGAGTTCCGATGTTGTATGGGTCATCAATTCCACTGAAGCGATATATAAATCCGTTGACAGAGGCGAAACATTTTCTCTTGTTCTCGATAACGGCAGCAGCGCGTTTTATGCGATGCATTTTTTCGATGAAACTTATGGCGCAATTGTCGGAACAAACGGCACAATGTATTATACAAAAAATGGCGGCGTAAATTTTGATACCGTTACAATTGAAAACTTTACCGGACAAGTTATGCGAAGCGTGTATATGAAAAGCGCAACGGATATTCAGGCGCTCGGCGACCAAGGTATTATTATCCGCTCAACTGATGGATGCGAAACGTGGAAATATGTCGAGAACGGTTACATATTGTACGGCGTTGATTTTCTTGATGAAAACTTTGGCATTGCTGTTGGGAACCGCGGCTATATCATAAAAACTACAGATGGCGGCACAACGTGGAAAGATATTATGACCATTCAAAGCACAATTAATCTCTACGATGTCAAAGTCTTTGATACGCAAACGTATTATATTTGCGGCGGAACCGGTCTCCTCTATATTACCGAAGATGGCGGCGAAACTTTTACCAAACGTCCTCTCCCCGTTGTTTCTGGCAATTCAAAAACACTGCATTTCTTCAATCGCAATGAAGGATACTGCGCCGGTGAAATGGGGTATATTTATTACACAATGGATGCTGGCGAAACGTGGACTTCCCAATTCTACTTCGGTGCATCCAGTAATAACATCGAAGATGTTTTCTTCCTCAACGATACCACAGGATTTGCTATCGGCGAACGCGGGAAATTCGTCAAAACTTCCAACAGAATGACATGGGACAGCAGCGGTATTGACGGACCAAATATCAATACACTCTGGGAAATGGATTTCCTTGACGAAAGCATTGGCTACATCACTTCAACTCGCGGATGTATTTACAAAACCACCGACGGCGGCGCATCGTGGGCATTACAAAACGATACCTCCCGCCTCGCCGCTGTTGACGTTTTTGATTTAGATGTGCTAGACGAACTGCACGGCTACGCAGTTGGTGAAAACGGTAGGATATTTAAAATTACTTCCATCAATACGTGGGCAGAAGCCGCTTCCATTCGCACTCCGTATAATTCCGAAGAAAACTTCTGGGGTTTAGATTTTGTTCATAGCAACCTTGCGTTTATTAGCGGTTACTACGGCTCAATGTATAAAATGACAACTGGTGTCGTTGGCGTCCAGGAAAATGTTAACAAACCGAAAGTTATTTCGCTCCTTGAAGCATATCCGAATCCTTTCAATCCTTCCACTGAAATTCGTGTCGGTATCGAAAAAGAAGGAACGGTTTCGCTTACCGTGTACAATATTCTTGGCCAACAAGTTGCTTCAGTTGTAGAAAATAAAATTTTACAATCTGGAAATTATTCTTTTCCTTTTACAGCAAGAACACTGAACAGCGGAATGTACATTGCTCGGCTCGAAGTCCACGCAACCAACGGAACATTCATTCACAAAACAATGAAAATGATGCTCGTCAAATAA
- the priA gene encoding primosomal protein N' has product MNLFAEIAVPAAIETLFTYRVPNEFTDRVQIGARVKIPFGTKTIVGVVIRLTEKTSVTVQLKSIHSLLDTKPIFNSELLNTLCWIAEYYIAPLGEVLNCALPQGLKQQEPRPKLEQGISISEEQKQQWVKRLLELGNSQRNTKQRLVLETLFNTQKHFLSLTELSEITSASPAVLKSMREKGMVQYSSREIIRKEILLPSEHEKQSLRIIPNEYQRTALEKISAQILSRTFHSFLLFGITGSGKTQVYIEAIRKTLEQGKTAIILVPEISLTPQAVRRFQLHFGEMVTVIHSQMSDGERFDSWRLTLNGTYKVVIGPRSAIFAPTKNLGLIVVDEEHESSYKQYDMTPHYHARNVALVRAKENNAVVILGSATPSAESYYNAIQHKYTLLELPERADNARLPEIQIVDLRTAKNIARKTETEMNEAVSKQQFHSPSASKVVSGKQEGTVQGTLPFGRSLSPLLLQHINERLGKKEGIILLQNRRGFSSYVECTRCGNVETCTNCSVSLTYHSVKQLLRCHYCGYAQKLPILCLRCGNPRAHYKGIGTQRVEEELQNHFPLARIARMDLDTTSRKGAHDTILTSFGKRDIDILLGTQMVAKGLDFPHVTLVGVIYADMQLLFPDFRSAEKTFQLLTQVAGRSGRSTIRGEVIIQTSQPEHYVLHHVLHHDVKGFLNIELFHRKGLLYPPYSRIALIEFRGTIEHAVKTYAETFAHLLKNNNGLLHILGPTPAALERLRGVYRFHILLKSPREKDKTGAHLHSAIRTTLSKFRQTATGKTKHVKIIIDIDPVGMM; this is encoded by the coding sequence CTGCTGCCATTGAAACATTATTCACCTATCGTGTTCCGAATGAATTCACTGATAGAGTACAAATCGGCGCTCGCGTAAAAATTCCTTTCGGAACAAAAACAATTGTTGGCGTTGTAATTCGGCTTACAGAAAAAACTTCTGTAACCGTACAACTGAAGTCTATTCATTCACTCCTCGATACAAAACCTATTTTCAACAGTGAACTGCTCAATACTCTTTGCTGGATTGCAGAATATTACATTGCACCGCTCGGCGAAGTTTTGAACTGCGCGCTTCCGCAGGGATTAAAGCAACAGGAACCACGTCCGAAACTTGAACAAGGAATTTCTATTTCCGAAGAACAAAAACAACAATGGGTGAAGCGTTTACTCGAACTCGGAAATTCCCAGCGCAACACCAAACAACGACTCGTTCTCGAGACACTTTTCAACACGCAAAAACACTTTCTTTCGCTTACCGAACTTTCTGAAATAACCTCAGCGTCTCCTGCGGTGCTGAAATCAATGCGCGAGAAAGGAATGGTACAATATTCCTCGAGAGAAATTATTCGCAAAGAAATACTTCTTCCTTCGGAACACGAGAAACAATCGCTGCGTATTATTCCCAACGAATACCAGCGCACAGCATTAGAAAAAATATCTGCGCAAATCTTATCGAGAACATTTCATTCGTTTTTACTGTTTGGAATAACGGGCAGCGGAAAAACGCAAGTGTACATCGAAGCGATTCGCAAAACGCTGGAACAAGGGAAAACAGCGATTATTCTTGTTCCGGAAATATCACTCACACCCCAAGCAGTTCGAAGATTTCAATTGCACTTCGGAGAAATGGTAACGGTGATTCATTCGCAAATGTCGGATGGTGAGCGGTTTGATTCGTGGCGATTGACGCTGAACGGAACATATAAAGTTGTTATCGGTCCTCGTTCCGCAATTTTCGCGCCGACAAAAAATCTTGGTTTAATTGTTGTTGACGAAGAACACGAATCATCGTACAAACAATATGATATGACGCCGCATTACCACGCGCGCAATGTTGCGCTTGTTCGCGCAAAAGAAAATAACGCCGTTGTTATTCTTGGCTCAGCAACTCCTTCCGCAGAATCGTATTACAATGCGATACAGCATAAATACACCTTGCTCGAACTTCCAGAACGCGCCGACAACGCTCGACTTCCCGAAATCCAAATTGTTGATTTGAGAACCGCGAAGAATATTGCACGGAAAACGGAGACAGAAATGAATGAAGCAGTTAGCAAGCAGCAGTTTCACTCGCCTTCTGCGAGCAAGGTAGTCAGCGGTAAGCAGGAAGGAACGGTACAAGGTACATTACCATTCGGACGTTCGCTTTCGCCATTGTTATTACAGCACATTAACGAACGATTGGGAAAAAAAGAAGGAATTATTTTACTGCAAAATCGTCGTGGATTTTCTTCGTATGTTGAATGTACACGGTGCGGAAATGTGGAAACTTGTACGAATTGTTCCGTTTCGCTGACGTATCATTCCGTCAAACAATTGCTGCGGTGTCATTACTGCGGGTATGCGCAAAAACTTCCAATACTCTGTCTTCGCTGCGGCAATCCGCGTGCGCATTACAAAGGAATCGGCACGCAACGCGTCGAAGAAGAATTACAAAACCATTTTCCACTTGCACGCATTGCGCGAATGGATTTGGATACTACATCGCGAAAAGGCGCGCACGATACTATACTCACATCATTTGGAAAACGTGACATAGATATTCTTCTCGGAACGCAAATGGTTGCAAAGGGATTGGATTTCCCTCACGTTACACTTGTTGGCGTTATTTACGCAGATATGCAACTGCTGTTTCCTGATTTTCGCTCAGCGGAAAAAACATTTCAATTGCTCACGCAAGTCGCAGGACGTTCAGGAAGAAGCACCATACGCGGCGAAGTCATTATTCAAACGTCCCAGCCGGAACATTATGTTCTCCATCACGTATTGCATCACGATGTGAAAGGATTTTTGAACATAGAATTATTCCATCGCAAAGGATTATTGTATCCGCCGTATTCCCGCATTGCGCTTATCGAATTTCGCGGAACAATCGAACACGCCGTCAAAACGTACGCTGAAACGTTTGCCCATCTTCTGAAAAACAATAATGGTTTGCTTCACATACTTGGACCAACACCAGCCGCGCTCGAACGTTTGCGTGGTGTGTATCGCTTTCATATCCTGCTGAAAAGTCCGCGCGAAAAAGATAAAACCGGAGCGCATTTACATTCTGCGATTCGCACAACACTTTCGAAATTCCGACAAACAGCAACGGGAAAAACTAAACATGTAAAAATAATTATTGATATTGACCCCGTCGGTATGATGTAA